The following proteins come from a genomic window of Lolium rigidum isolate FL_2022 chromosome 5, APGP_CSIRO_Lrig_0.1, whole genome shotgun sequence:
- the LOC124654597 gene encoding serine carboxypeptidase 1-like gives MKNISFFSLLLFCLAALQLHADASQQEDALRAFISSRKKGEISSGTFKARNIGDRVTNSLAAKNSSAVSHKAGDKIRALPGQPQGVDFDQYGGYVTVDQKNGRALFYYFVEAPSGAAEKPLVLWLNGGPGCSSLGYGAMQELGPFRVSQDNKTLTKNLNAWNTMANVLFLESPAGVGYSYSNTSSDYELSGDQRTADDAYIFLLNWLERFPEYKDRAFYISGESFAGHYVPELAATILLHNTYNNRTIVNLKGVLVGNPYLDDNINIKGRVDFFWTHGVMSDEVYSNVTKHCNFDSAVETPSLEAACNGALDVFHEGDIDAYNIYAPVCLEGPSGKYYPSANLPGYDPCSEFPTNAYLNDPAVQNAFHARQTKWQGCSNLNWKDAPMSMLPTIKFLIESKLPVWIFSGDFDSVCPLPATKHTVLDLALPVMTPWRPWTAKEEVGGYVQEYAGGFTFLTVRGAGHMVPSFQPERALIVLSSFLNGVAPP, from the exons ATGAAGAACATTTCCTTCTTCTCCCTGCTTCTCTTTTGCCTGGCTGCACTGCAGCTGCACGCCGATGCATCCCAGCAGGAGGATGCGCTGAGGGCCTTCATCTCGTCCAGGAAGAAGGGCGAGATCAGTTCCGGCACTTTCAAAGCGCGTAACATAGGTGACAGGGTCACCAACAGCCTGGCTGCAAAGAATAGCTCTGCAGTCTCGCACAAGGCGGGCGACAAGATCCGGGCGTTGCCGGGCCAGCCGCAGGGCGTCGACTTCGACCAGTACGGCGGCTACGTGACCGTCGACCAGAAGAACGGCCGCGCGCTCTTCTACTACTTCGTCGAAGCACCTTCGGGCGCTGCCGAAAAGCCCCTCGTCCTGTGGCTCAACGGAG GTCCAGGATGCTCCTCACTCGGCTACGGAGCAATGCAAGAACTCGGCCCGTTCCGCGTATCCCAGGACAACAAAACGCTCACCAAGAACCTGAACGCATGGAACACCA TGGCTAACGTCCTCTTCCTGGAGTCGCCCGCCGGTGTTGGGTACTCCTACTCCAACACGTCCTCCGACTACGAGCTCAGCGGAGACCAGAGAACGGCTGACGATGCGTATATTTTTCTGTTGAATTGGCTGGAGAGGTTCCCCGAATACAAGGACCGCGCATTCTACATCTCCGGGGAGAGCTTCGCCGGCCACTACGTgccagagctcgccgccaccatCCTGCTCCACAACACCTACAACAACAGAACCATCGTCAATCTCAAGGGCGTCCTG GTTGGAAATCCGTATCTTGACGACAACATAAATATTAAGGGCAGAGTAGACTTCTTCTGGACCCATGGTGTGATGTCAGACGAGGTCTACAGTAACGTCACCAAGCACTGCAACTTCGACAGCGCGGTGGAGACACCCTCTTTAGAGGCGGCATGCAACGGTGCATTGGATGTGTTCCATGAAggcgacatcgatgcctacaacaTATACGCTCCGGTTTGCCTTGAAGGGCCTAGTGGAAAGTATTACCCAAGTGCCAAT CTTCCTGGGTATGATCCATGCAGTGAGTTTCCTACCAACGCCTACCTCAATGATCCGGCAGTGCAGAACGCTTTCCACGCTAGACAGACAAAGTGGCAAGGCTGCTC GAACTTGAACTGGAAAGATGCCCCGATGTCCATGCTCCCAACCATCAAGTTTTTAATCGAGAGCAAGCTTCCCGTTTGGATATTCAG TGGCGATTTCGATTCCGTGTGCCCGCTTCCGGCGACAAAACACACTGTCCTAGACCTTGCCCTCCCTGTCATGACTCCATGGCGCCCATGGACAGCAAAGGAGGAG GTGGGAGGATATGTTCAGGAGTACGCCGGTGGATTCACATTTCTTACTGTGCGCGGAGCTGGCCATATGGTTCCATCCTTCCAGCCTGAGAGAGCCTTGATAGTGTTGAGCTCTTTCCTGAATGGGGTGGCACCACCTTAG